TTCCGTCAAAGAAAACAAATTTTGTCGAATTACTAGGCGATTTTATCGCAAATTTGTGGGACGAATTTTGTAAAGCGTTGGTTGTTTTGGTGGAAATGGTTTATTGGGGGACAATCGGTCTTTTATGGAAGCGTGACTTTCGTAAAGGAGTTTTGGGTGAACAAATGTATAATTTGGGCTACGGCGCATTGGGAATAACCGTCGTTTTGACTTTTTTAATCGGAGTGGCGGTTGCAACGCAATCGGCGATACAACTCAAACAGTTCGGAGCGGATGTTTTTTTGGTGATGCTGGTGGTTATAAGTATGATACGTGAAATGGGTCCGCTTATGACGGCGATAATTCTTGCGGGACGAACCGGTTCTGCAACAACCGCCGAAATCGCCACAATGAAAGTCCAAGAAGAAATTGACGCGTTGAAAACTATGGGACTTAACGAAATTCAGTTTGTCGTCGTTCCGAAGTTTTGGGCGTTATCGATTACAATGCCGCTTTTGAGCGTATTGGCGACGCTTTCGGGAATTTTAGGAGGTTTTTTTGTTGCGTACTTTTATTCTGGGCTTTCTATTGAAATTATAGTTGACGAATTTGCAAAAAATGTTATTTTCAAGGATTTTGTAATTTCTCTGATAAAATCGCTGGTATTCTCTTGGCTTATTTTGTGGATCGGAACATATTACGGCTTTGGGGTACGCGGCGG
The genomic region above belongs to Chitinispirillales bacterium and contains:
- a CDS encoding MlaE family lipid ABC transporter permease subunit is translated as MKTINLPKEIDRIWVEETGMNILSDKNRICIDCSEIQFFDSAAVAFFKLISQNKNVKIVNISDEIKKILRQVDYSQSKIPSKKTNFVELLGDFIANLWDEFCKALVVLVEMVYWGTIGLLWKRDFRKGVLGEQMYNLGYGALGITVVLTFLIGVAVATQSAIQLKQFGADVFLVMLVVISMIREMGPLMTAIILAGRTGSATTAEIATMKVQEEIDALKTMGLNEIQFVVVPKFWALSITMPLLSVLATLSGILGGFFVAYFYSGLSIEIIVDEFAKNVIFKDFVISLIKSLVFSWLILWIGTYYGFGVRGGAEEVGKATTKSVVSAIFVIVITDALFSFLY